A stretch of the Spartinivicinus ruber genome encodes the following:
- a CDS encoding type II toxin-antitoxin system HigB family toxin: MHIISKRPFNEAARKYPNERQAIMDLYRVLKRATFNSPDEMRKLFPSLDNFKYKDKWWVIDIGGNNLRLIAFIEFVQNRMYVKHIVTHKEYDRLTQRYKRGEL, from the coding sequence ATGCATATAATTTCAAAGCGTCCATTTAATGAAGCTGCCAGGAAATACCCCAATGAGCGGCAAGCAATTATGGACCTGTATAGGGTGCTAAAACGGGCAACATTTAATAGCCCTGATGAAATGAGAAAGCTATTCCCTTCTCTAGATAACTTTAAATACAAAGATAAATGGTGGGTGATTGATATAGGAGGTAATAATTTAAGGCTGATTGCCTTTATTGAGTTTGTGCAAAATAGAATGTATGTGAAGCACATAGTTACCCATAAAGAATACGACAGGTTAACCCAACGATATAAACGAGGTGAGTTATGA
- a CDS encoding helix-turn-helix domain-containing protein, giving the protein MINPEVKNAFESFASVAAPYLHIVDEEHYEDALALVEELLEEVSDNPDDPKNTLIDMLSKSIGEYEDKDEALAKFEKKAHKGPADIAMLRLIIDQHQLTLSDFPEIGDKTLMSKILKGERNLTKQHIIALSNRFGISPGLFF; this is encoded by the coding sequence ATGATTAATCCAGAAGTAAAAAACGCCTTTGAAAGCTTTGCTTCAGTCGCTGCACCTTATTTACATATCGTTGATGAGGAACACTACGAAGACGCCTTAGCGCTAGTTGAAGAACTGCTAGAAGAAGTTAGCGACAACCCGGACGACCCAAAAAACACGCTTATTGATATGCTAAGCAAGTCAATTGGTGAATATGAAGACAAGGACGAAGCATTAGCCAAGTTCGAGAAAAAAGCACACAAGGGACCGGCTGACATTGCTATGTTAAGACTGATAATTGATCAGCACCAGCTGACACTTTCAGATTTTCCCGAAATTGGCGATAAAACCTTGATGTCTAAAATTCTCAAAGGCGAACGTAACCTAACCAAACAACACATCATTGCTTTAAGCAACAGGTTTGGTATTAGCCCAGGGCTGTTTTTTTAA
- a CDS encoding YrzE family protein, which translates to MQHRHPKTRLQLLFAYTGATLSVTLSIALSVLLFWSISENNYYSALFAGLALAFELAKFMALPEIARRKQRKDWMGALSATLLFVTLATASILGSIGGLQSDTQRVQANIAEQEQKRVSLIEQRQLLLDEIAENQKAIDKYIALNRIKNFAQPLQQKNKALRQQAADMQEQINTVGVAHETPMTALLGAIATAVGKDKATVQVYVFILLAVLLDLVASFFIELIREENQFKASLVKKKPQATKMEEGVTPPKPRKPKPKKSVTLEKPKPTPPKLTVVKPEKSDTPVVETTQLELPVESNVINIKRASALEKYAIVKEAVSKLDVGEGVYKRQMMKAFQLGQKTVDKHYRWLMRDGLVVQDTDTKLFYRAA; encoded by the coding sequence ATGCAACACCGCCACCCTAAAACTAGGTTGCAACTCTTATTTGCCTACACCGGGGCGACACTGAGTGTCACTCTATCTATAGCTTTGTCCGTTCTATTGTTCTGGAGCATTTCAGAGAACAACTACTACAGTGCTCTGTTTGCTGGTTTAGCTTTAGCGTTTGAGTTAGCCAAGTTCATGGCCTTGCCAGAGATCGCACGACGCAAGCAGCGCAAAGATTGGATGGGTGCACTAAGTGCCACTCTTTTATTTGTCACTCTTGCAACAGCTAGCATCTTGGGTTCAATAGGTGGCCTACAGAGTGACACTCAACGAGTTCAAGCAAACATTGCTGAGCAAGAGCAAAAAAGGGTGTCACTCATTGAGCAACGACAGTTGTTGTTAGATGAGATTGCAGAGAATCAGAAAGCCATTGATAAGTACATTGCTTTGAATCGAATCAAAAACTTTGCTCAGCCATTGCAGCAAAAGAATAAGGCTTTGCGCCAACAAGCAGCAGACATGCAAGAGCAAATCAATACGGTAGGTGTTGCCCATGAGACACCTATGACGGCGTTACTTGGTGCTATTGCCACGGCGGTTGGTAAAGACAAGGCAACAGTTCAGGTGTATGTGTTCATACTGCTAGCTGTTCTGCTCGATTTGGTGGCTAGCTTCTTTATTGAGTTGATCCGTGAGGAAAACCAATTCAAGGCATCATTGGTTAAGAAGAAACCACAAGCAACCAAGATGGAGGAGGGTGTCACCCCGCCAAAGCCCAGAAAGCCCAAGCCTAAGAAGAGTGTCACTCTGGAAAAGCCCAAACCAACGCCACCCAAGTTAACAGTAGTGAAGCCTGAAAAGAGTGACACCCCAGTTGTTGAAACTACACAACTGGAGTTGCCTGTTGAGTCAAATGTAATCAACATCAAGCGAGCTTCCGCTTTAGAAAAGTACGCCATTGTTAAAGAAGCCGTTTCAAAGTTGGATGTAGGGGAGGGTGTCTATAAACGGCAAATGATGAAGGCTTTTCAGCTTGGTCAGAAAACCGTTGATAAACACTACAGGTGGCTAATGAGAGACGGGCTAGTTGTGCAGGATACTGATACTAAGTTGTTTTATCGGGCAGCATAG
- the nadS gene encoding NadS family protein produces MDKKQFDELLESAQEVDDIIEGKKAAVRITEYPEPDVKAIREKLGLNQDNFAMLIGISKRTLKNWEQGRRHPTGPAKALLRIFAVNPELAVKSLRSQPFSNL; encoded by the coding sequence ATGGACAAAAAACAATTTGATGAGCTTCTAGAAAGTGCACAGGAAGTAGATGACATAATTGAAGGCAAAAAAGCAGCTGTTAGAATAACAGAGTATCCAGAGCCTGATGTTAAAGCTATTCGTGAAAAGCTGGGCCTTAACCAAGATAACTTTGCCATGCTAATTGGTATAAGCAAGCGTACTCTTAAAAATTGGGAGCAAGGGCGTAGACACCCTACTGGACCAGCAAAAGCGTTATTGCGGATTTTTGCGGTTAACCCAGAGCTAGCTGTTAAATCGCTGCGCTCTCAACCGTTTTCTAATTTGTAA